A single genomic interval of Anopheles marshallii chromosome 2, idAnoMarsDA_429_01, whole genome shotgun sequence harbors:
- the LOC128719483 gene encoding bumetanide-sensitive sodium-(potassium)-chloride cotransporter produces MTDPKGGANDVEMNALPRNQSANRFQVNLVNHDDPATHGNGNGTATEPVTEDDVFPEEMVKRRTSRLQSLRSSFRTDRDRDPEQPRQRKPSTRFNVEGEESDSNDDEEDNLIDENRYARSFRHFTREALPRMDNYRNILSFQGNQRPTLDELHDASITNKETMRRGTVHEPAEMDGAVKFGWIKGVLMRCLLNIWGVMLFLRLSWVVGQAGIVQGVVLIVMTTVVTTITALSMSAISTNGVIKGGGTYYMISRSLGPEFGGSIGLIFSLANAVACAMYVVGFCESMIDLLASLGVSIVDGAVNDVRIIGCITIVLLLCIVVVGMEWEAKAQIVLLIILLVAIVDFCVGSVWGPKSDLDIARGFVGFNATVMVENMHSSYRMAKGTQHDFFSVFSIFFPAATGILAGANISGDLKDPSSSIPKGTILAIVLTSASYIGMAIIAGATVLRDATGNVTDVANGTWDFSDCLVQSCSYGLHNSFQVMELVSLFGPLIYAGCFAATLSSALASLVSAPKVFQALCKDKLYPKISWFGKGFGKNNEPVRGYILTFIISVAVILVGDLNMIAPLISNFFLAAYCLVNFSTFHASLAKPVGWRPTFKYYNMWLSLLGAIFCIAVMFLISWPTALITFAAVLSLYLIVSYRKPDVNWGSTTQAQTYKNALLSVQQLNNVEEHVKNYRPQILVLCGHPSSRPLLVNFAYLLTKKLSLLVCGHVTKTHVSQKYRNHLQKKAAEWFRRHKVKGFYSLIDDNDFETGSRAIMQASGIGKLRPNVLLMGFKSDWDRCESGELEQYFNVVHKALDMYLSVAILRVGKGFDYSQVLGEDTVKFISEYPRTLVANDSTNDLLSHNKVSSLHGSCDSLSRNVSQDQTMDVNEKNSKNLKTSSTSDLSKTISVAPDPIDISAKLITETGQRSLKRGDPSLLYRGPGGSELPKEVLDELTQFTSKKKTGIIDVYWLYDDGGLTLLLPYIISTRRNWSSCKLRVFALANRKTELEFEQRNMASLLAKFRIDYSDLQLLPDVTKKPNQEMADFFKALIKEFTVKDENSDASTVGASHISKAELLAVQDKTNRHLNLREYLLQNSSKSDLVVMTLPMPRKGVVSAPLYMAWLEALSRDLPPFLFVRGNQTSVLTFYS; encoded by the exons ATGACAGACCCGAAGGGCGGTGCAAACGACGTGGAAATGAATGCCTTACCGCGCAATCAGTCAGCGAACCGGTTCCAGGTTAACCTTGTCAATCATGACGACCCGGCCACCCATGGAAACGGCAACGGTACGGCAACGGAACCGGTCACCGAGGACGACGTCTTCCCGGAGGAGATGGTCAAACGACGCACCTCCCGTCTGCAGTCGCTTCGCAGCAGCTTCCGCACAGATCGCGACCGGGATCCGGAACAGCCACGGCAGCGCAAGCCCTCGACACGCTTCAACGTCGAAGGTGAAGAATCGGACTCCAACGACGACGAGGAAGACAATCTGATCGACGAGAATCGCTACGCGCGAAGCTTCCG GCACTTCACACGAGAAGCCCTGCCGCGAATGGACAATTATCGGAACATTCTATCGTTCCAAGGAAACCAGAGACCCACGCTGGATGAGCTACATGATGCGTCCATCACAAATAag GAAACGATGCGCCGAGGAACCGTGCACGAACCGGCCGAGATGGATGGCGCAGTCAAGTTCGGTTGGATAAAGGGCGTGCTGATGCGTTGCCTGCTAAACATCTGGGGCGTTATGCTGTTCCTGCGACTCAGCTGGGTCGTTGGACAGGCTGGCATCGTGCAAGGTGTCGTACTGATCGTAATGACCACCGTGGTGACTACAATTACGGCTCTATCGATGTCCGCCATTAGTACGAACGGGGTGATAAAGGGCGGCGGGACATACTACATGATATCGCGCTCGTTAGGGCCCGAGTTCGGTGGGTCGATCGGGTTGATCTTCTCGTTGGCGAATGCAGTCGCGTGTGCCATGTACGTGGTTGGCTTCTGCGAGTCCATGATAGATCTGCTAGCCTCGCTCGGGGTTTCGATCGTGGATGGTGCCGTAAACGATGTGCGCATTATCGGCTGCATTACAATCGTTCTGCTACTATGCATCGTAGTCGTCGGTATGGAATGGGAAGCGAAAGCTCAGATCGTGCTCCTCATCATCCTGCTGGTGGCGATAGTGGACTTTTGCGTTGGTTCTGTCTGGGGTCCAAAGTCCGATCTGGATATAGCACGTGGATTCGTTGGCTTCAATGCGACGGTGATGGTTGAAAACATGCACTCTTCCTACCGCATGGCTAAGGGAACGCAACACGATTTCTTCTCCGTGTTTTCGATCTTCTTCCCGGCCGCTACGGGTATTCTGGCCGGAGCAAACATCAGCGGCGATCTGAAGGATCCTTCGTCTTCGATTCCGAAGGGCACAATTCTTGCCATTGTGCTTACTTCCGCGTCTTACATCGGTATGGCGATCATTGCCGgtgcaacggtgctgcgcgatGCTACTGGTAATGTCACGGACGTCGCGAACGGAACTTGGGACTTCTCCGACTGTTTGGTGCAAAGTTGCAGTTACGGGCTGCACAACTCCTTCCAGGTAATGGAGTTGGTGTCACTGTTTGGACCGTTGATCTACGCCGGTTGTTTCGCCGCCACGCTATCATCCGCACTGGCCAGCCTTGTATCGGCGCCGAAAGTATTCCAAGCGTTGTGCAAGGACAAACTCTACCCAAAAATAAGCTGGTTCGGTAAAGGCTTCGGTAAAAACAACGAGCCGGTGCGTGGGTACATTCTGACGTTCATCATCTCCGTGGCAGTCATTCTGGTCGGTGATCTAAACATGATTGCACCGTTAATTTCCAATTTCTTCCTGGCGGCATACTGTTTGGTAAACTTCAGTACATTCCATGCAAGCTTGGCGAAGCCGGTCGGTTGGCGGCCAACCTTCAAG TATTACAATATGTGGCTCAGTCTGCTCGGTGCTATTTTCTGCATAGCGGTTATGTTCCTGATATCTTGGCCAACGGCACTGATTACATTTGCGGCCGTGCTGTCCCTGTACTTGATCGTGTCGTATCGCAAGCCGGACGTTAACTGGGGCTCAACCACCCAGGCCCAAACGTACAAGAACGCACTGCTTTCGGTGCAGCAGCTGAACAACGTTGAGGAACACGTCAAGAATTACCGACCTCAGATATTGGTCCTCTGCGGGCATCCCAGCTCGCGACCGCTGCTGGTAAACTTCGCCTACCTCCTCACGAAGAAGCTGTCACTGCTGGTCTGTGGTCACGTGACCAAGACACACGTTTCGCAAAAGTATCGCAACCATCTGCAGAAGAAGGCAGCCGAATGGTTCCGACGTCACAAGGTGAAGGGCTTCTACTCGCTTATTGATGACAACGACTTCGAAACCGGATCGCGGGCAATCATGCAGGCATCCGGTATCGGAAAACTGCGCCCGAACGTGCTGCTGATGGGCTTCAAGAGTGATTGGGATCGGTGTGAATCGGGCGAGCTGGAGCAGTACTTCAACGTGGTCCATAAAGCGCTCGACATGTACTTATCGGTGGCTATACTGCGCGTTGGTAAGGGGTTCGATTACTCGCAGGTGCTCGGTGAGGACACGGTGAAGTTCATCTCGGAGTACCCCCGCACACTGGTCGCGAACGATAGTACCAACGATCTGCTCAGCCATAACAAGGTTAGCTCTCTGCACGGCAGCTGCGATTCGCTCAGTCGCAACGTCTCGCAAG ACCAAACGATGGACGTTAACGAGAAGAACTCGAAAAATCTGAAGA CAAGCAGTACCAGTGATTTAAGCAAAACCATTTCAGTAGCTCCAGATCCGATTGACATCAGCGCAAAGCTCATAACA GAAACGGGCCAACGTTCGCTGAAGCGTGGCGATCCTTCGCTCTTGTATCGCGGACCGGGTGGGTCCGAGCTGCCGAAGGAGGTGCTCGACGAGCTGACACAGTTCACGTCGAAGAAGAAGACGGGTATCATTGACGTTTACTGGCTGTACGATGACGGTGGCCTGACGCTGCTGTTGCCGTACATCATCAGCACACGGCGGAACTGGAGCTCGTGCAAGTTGCGCGTGTTCGCACTGGCCAACCGCAAAACGGAGCTGGAGTTTGAGCAGCGCAATATGGCTAGCCTGCTGGCGAAGTTCCGCATCGACTACTCCGATCTGCAGCTGCTGCCGGACGTCACGAAGAAACCGAACCAGGAGATGGCCGACTTCTTCAAAGCACTAATTAAGGAGTTCACCGTGAAGGATGAAAACTCGGATGCCAGCACAG TTGGAGCATCACACATATCGAAGGCGGAACTATTAGCCGTACAGGACAAAACAAACCGGCATCTGAACCTGCGCGAATATCTGCTACAAAACTCCAGCAAATCCGACCTCGTCGTCATGACATTACCGATGCCGCGGAAGGGTGTCGTTTCGGCCCCACTGTATATGGCGTGGTTGGAAGCGTTGAGCCGTGATCTGCCCCCTTTCCTGTTTGTCCGAGGCAATCAAACGTCTGTGCTGACGTTCTACTCTTAA